A section of the Campylobacter lanienae NCTC 13004 genome encodes:
- a CDS encoding FxsA family protein, which produces MIRISLLPYIFLEIVLVVLYILEFGFLSFFVEIFLSAIIGVILLFNYGFSNLFNNINYFNIRDIFGSLSLAIGGFALIIPGMLSDIFGLVVILIALGLKLYSKFGGTKYSDQTYQSKYDDEIIDVEIIEERDYEYKNRK; this is translated from the coding sequence ATGATTAGAATTTCTTTACTTCCTTATATATTTTTAGAGATAGTTTTGGTGGTTTTATATATATTGGAATTTGGATTTTTGAGCTTTTTTGTTGAGATTTTTCTTAGTGCTATTATCGGTGTGATTTTGTTATTTAATTATGGATTTTCAAATTTATTTAACAATATAAATTATTTTAATATTAGAGATATTTTTGGTAGTTTGAGCCTAGCTATTGGAGGATTTGCTCTTATAATTCCTGGAATGTTAAGCGATATTTTTGGTTTAGTTGTGATTTTGATCGCTTTGGGATTGAAGCTTTATTCTAAATTTGGTGGCACTAAATATAGTGATCAAACCTATCAATCTAAATATGATGATGAGATAATAGATGTAGAGATTATAGAGGAGAGGGATTATGAATATAAGAATCGCAAGTAG
- the ccsA gene encoding cytochrome c biogenesis protein yields MGIIHKLFFSMGSAVVFFLIFAFASGAATIIESVYNTQTAWALVYGAGWFALIQLILGVNLVYNIYEYKLFKLKKLPAFIFHLSFLFILVGAGITRYFGFEGHMSIRENDSSNEIRTMQSYIQMISSDGNNTYTVSEPKYISSTIGNDFNLRLNIHDKLATLKYKDFTSNATPAWIDSPNGEAVLELMFSDESNSESVTMKLGDKFEVGDMSFSFGAKPTKSKYIQIYIKDSKFYIKTNQDISYMVMSDMSKGELPKDKEVEFAGLRLYSIGGVNFAPRTMKVSAIKGVKKAGENVVGADTIIATLSYNNDSKDVAILSNYPPEAVEVGGQKFYVAWSPMAITLPFSIYLKDFELARYPGSNSPMSYSSDVVVEDGDFKMDYRIYMNNVLDYKGYRFFQSSYDADEGGTILSVNSDPGKWPTYIGYFLLTLGLLLNIFNPNSRFRKLAKAVNEANTKAICAILVAGIAIFGANKSYALSMPQIPQSHLDKVSTLIIQGPDGRMKPFDTMAHEILNKIYRSDKFQSMNPNAVFLSMMANSESWRSVPIIKISDDELKKILGIPKSQKYASFDDFFGPNKDGQIEYKLIKFTELANRKAPATRGLFDKDVLKADEKLNILYMVFIGEMFRVIPKIDDFNNTWLSPGGALMELSGEEASNVAIMLQRYFTAVLESQDSGDWSKADEAIEAIKAYQAEFGSSVMPTSDRVSLELLFNKYKIFQNLTPVYLLAGLTLLAVVFVKMLRPRVRINLIFKIAYWVNILAFIAHTIGMGLRWYIAEHAPWSDGYESLVFIAWCLAFSGTMFARSSAISLALTSILAGVTLFVAHLSWLDPQITNLVPVLKSYWLTIHVSVITASYGFLGLCALLGLFTLVLFALQGKNENKELTRNIIEATRINEMAMILGLSLLVVGNFLGGVWANESWGRYWGWDSKETWALVSILVYAAVVHMRFIPKVNSQYAFAVASMFAYSAIIMTYFGVNFYLVGMHSYAAGDAVPVPNFVWIGVLVMIIVSLLAYRNRRYSVRL; encoded by the coding sequence ATGGGTATTATTCATAAATTATTTTTTAGTATGGGCTCAGCTGTTGTATTTTTCTTGATTTTTGCGTTTGCTAGTGGTGCTGCGACAATTATTGAGAGCGTTTATAATACACAAACTGCTTGGGCTTTGGTCTATGGTGCTGGATGGTTTGCGTTAATTCAGCTGATTTTGGGGGTGAATTTAGTTTATAATATCTATGAATATAAACTTTTTAAGCTTAAAAAACTCCCCGCTTTTATATTTCATTTAAGCTTTTTATTTATCTTAGTTGGTGCTGGTATCACGAGATATTTTGGTTTTGAAGGGCATATGAGTATCCGTGAAAACGATAGTAGCAACGAGATAAGAACAATGCAAAGCTATATTCAAATGATCTCAAGCGATGGTAATAATACCTACACAGTATCTGAGCCAAAGTATATATCTAGTACTATTGGAAATGATTTTAATCTAAGACTCAATATCCATGATAAATTGGCCACTTTGAAATATAAAGATTTTACCTCAAATGCTACGCCAGCTTGGATCGATAGTCCTAATGGTGAGGCGGTTTTGGAGCTTATGTTTTCTGATGAAAGTAATAGCGAGTCAGTCACTATGAAACTTGGGGATAAATTTGAAGTTGGCGATATGAGCTTTAGCTTTGGTGCCAAACCTACAAAATCCAAATATATCCAAATTTATATTAAAGATAGTAAATTTTATATAAAAACCAATCAAGATATAAGCTATATGGTGATGAGCGATATGAGTAAAGGCGAATTACCAAAAGATAAAGAAGTTGAATTTGCGGGGCTTAGATTATATAGCATTGGTGGTGTGAATTTCGCACCTAGAACGATGAAGGTAAGTGCTATAAAAGGTGTGAAAAAAGCCGGCGAAAATGTAGTTGGAGCAGATACTATCATAGCAACCCTAAGCTATAATAACGATAGCAAAGATGTTGCGATATTGAGCAATTACCCGCCTGAAGCAGTGGAGGTCGGCGGACAGAAATTCTATGTAGCGTGGTCACCGATGGCTATAACCTTGCCATTTAGTATCTATCTAAAAGATTTTGAGTTAGCTAGATATCCTGGATCAAACTCACCAATGAGTTATAGCAGTGATGTAGTCGTAGAAGATGGGGATTTTAAGATGGATTATAGAATTTATATGAATAATGTGCTGGATTATAAGGGGTATAGATTTTTCCAAAGTAGCTATGATGCTGATGAAGGTGGTACTATCTTATCAGTCAATAGCGATCCGGGCAAATGGCCTACATATATTGGATATTTCTTATTAACTTTAGGACTTTTATTAAATATCTTTAATCCAAATTCTAGATTTAGAAAACTTGCTAAGGCTGTCAATGAAGCAAATACCAAAGCAATCTGTGCTATTTTGGTTGCTGGGATAGCGATTTTTGGGGCTAATAAAAGTTACGCTCTATCAATGCCACAAATCCCGCAAAGCCATCTTGATAAGGTATCAACTCTAATTATCCAAGGTCCAGATGGTAGAATGAAGCCTTTTGATACAATGGCACATGAAATTTTAAATAAAATTTATCGCAGTGATAAGTTTCAATCTATGAATCCTAATGCTGTATTTTTATCTATGATGGCAAATTCAGAGAGTTGGCGATCAGTGCCGATAATCAAAATTAGCGATGATGAGTTAAAGAAGATTTTAGGAATTCCAAAAAGTCAAAAATATGCTAGTTTTGATGATTTCTTTGGCCCTAATAAAGATGGTCAAATCGAGTATAAATTGATTAAATTCACAGAACTTGCTAATCGCAAAGCGCCAGCTACAAGGGGGCTTTTTGATAAAGATGTCTTAAAAGCTGATGAGAAGTTAAATATTCTTTATATGGTATTTATAGGCGAGATGTTTAGAGTAATACCTAAAATTGATGATTTTAACAACACTTGGCTAAGCCCAGGTGGGGCACTTATGGAGCTTAGCGGTGAAGAAGCTTCAAATGTCGCTATAATGTTACAAAGATACTTCACTGCTGTTTTAGAATCTCAAGATAGTGGAGATTGGAGTAAAGCTGATGAAGCCATAGAAGCTATCAAAGCTTATCAAGCTGAATTTGGCTCATCTGTAATGCCTACTAGTGATAGAGTGAGTTTGGAATTATTATTTAATAAATATAAAATATTTCAAAATTTAACCCCTGTTTATCTCTTAGCTGGTTTGACGCTTTTAGCGGTGGTATTTGTCAAAATGCTACGCCCTAGAGTTAGGATAAATTTAATCTTTAAAATTGCCTATTGGGTCAATATCTTAGCATTTATCGCTCACACTATCGGTATGGGACTTAGATGGTATATCGCAGAGCATGCGCCTTGGAGTGATGGATATGAGAGCTTGGTATTTATCGCTTGGTGTTTGGCATTTAGCGGGACAATGTTTGCTAGAAGTTCGGCTATATCACTAGCTTTGACATCTATTTTAGCCGGAGTTACTCTATTTGTAGCTCATCTTAGTTGGCTAGATCCACAAATTACAAATTTAGTGCCGGTTTTAAAAAGTTATTGGCTTACAATCCATGTAAGTGTAATAACAGCTAGTTATGGATTTTTAGGGCTTTGCGCTCTTCTTGGGCTATTTACTTTGGTTTTATTTGCACTTCAAGGCAAAAATGAGAATAAAGAGCTTACTAGAAATATAATTGAAGCTACTAGAATCAATGAAATGGCGATGATTTTAGGTCTTAGCTTGCTTGTTGTAGGTAACTTCTTAGGCGGTGTCTGGGCTAATGAGAGTTGGGGAAGATACTGGGGCTGGGATAGCAAGGAGACTTGGGCTTTGGTTAGCATTTTAGTCTATGCGGCTGTAGTTCATATGAGATTTATACCAAAAGTAAATTCACAATACGCCTTCGCTGTGGCATCTATGTTTGCTTATAGTGCGATTATAATGACCTATTTTGGAGTGAATTTCTATTTAGTTGGTATGCATAGTTATGCGGCTGGTGACGCTGTGCCTGTGCCAAATTTCGTTTGGATTGGCGTGCTTGTGATGATTATTGTAAGTTTGCTTGCTTATCGCAATAGAAGGTATAGTGTTAGATTATAG
- a CDS encoding proline--tRNA ligase, producing MKFTKLYIPTLKEAPKDATLPSHQFLLRAGFIQQTGSGLYNFLPLGKRVLRKIENIIRDEMDKAGANEVSMSFVVPSELWKQSGRFFKFGSELLRLNDRKGNDYILGPTHEESVVDMVRGRVNSYKQLPLNLYQIGLKFRDEARPRFGLLRCREFIMKDSYSFHSSYEDLKREFDLMQETYSKIFTRLGLNFRCVEADSGAIGGSGSKEFMVLADNGEDDILISDSSDYAANIEAAKRAKRTCELERPKSNGMLKFHTPNCSTIASVSEFFKVDPFYTIKAVIKKAIYEDRSEVVIFFLRGDDELQETKALNACGALELLDADEKDISEAKLVAGYCGPIGLPEGVNFYIDSELDGEYEMICGANQKDYHAIGVSIINFNKDRFKDLVAIKDGDKALDGGRLSLTKGIEVGHIFQLGDRYSAAMDATFLDENGKAKPFIMGCYGIGVSRLEAVIIESSHDDKGCVWKKECAPFSVHIIVSNFKDEAQAKFALELENSLENAQIEVLLDDRDERFGVKMADFELIGNPFGVVVGKGLSNGEVELIIRDGLIKEKIASSDILARLKELV from the coding sequence ATGAAATTTACCAAATTATATATCCCAACACTAAAAGAGGCGCCAAAAGACGCAACCTTGCCTAGCCATCAGTTTTTGCTTAGGGCTGGATTTATCCAACAAACTGGTAGTGGGCTTTATAACTTCTTACCACTTGGCAAAAGGGTTTTAAGAAAGATAGAAAATATCATTAGAGATGAGATGGATAAAGCTGGAGCAAATGAAGTATCTATGAGTTTTGTCGTGCCTAGTGAATTATGGAAGCAAAGTGGGAGATTTTTTAAATTTGGAAGTGAGCTTTTAAGATTAAATGATAGAAAAGGCAATGACTATATCTTAGGGCCAACGCATGAAGAGAGCGTGGTGGATATGGTGCGTGGAAGAGTAAATAGCTATAAGCAACTACCTTTGAATTTATATCAAATTGGATTAAAATTTAGAGATGAGGCAAGGCCTAGATTTGGGCTTTTGAGATGTCGTGAGTTTATAATGAAAGATAGCTATAGTTTTCATTCTAGTTATGAAGATTTAAAGCGTGAGTTTGATCTTATGCAAGAGACTTATAGCAAGATTTTTACTAGACTTGGGCTAAATTTTAGATGCGTTGAAGCTGATAGTGGCGCAATTGGTGGAAGCGGAAGTAAAGAATTTATGGTATTAGCTGATAATGGCGAAGATGATATATTGATAAGTGATAGCTCAGATTACGCTGCTAATATAGAAGCGGCCAAAAGAGCTAAGCGAACTTGTGAGCTAGAGCGCCCTAAGAGCAATGGAATGCTTAAATTTCATACGCCTAATTGTAGCACTATCGCAAGTGTGAGTGAGTTTTTTAAAGTTGATCCATTTTATACTATTAAGGCTGTTATCAAAAAAGCTATATATGAAGATAGAAGCGAAGTTGTGATATTTTTTCTAAGGGGAGATGATGAACTTCAAGAGACTAAGGCCTTAAATGCTTGTGGGGCATTAGAGCTATTAGACGCTGATGAAAAGGATATTAGCGAAGCTAAATTAGTAGCTGGATATTGCGGGCCAATCGGGCTACCTGAGGGGGTGAATTTCTATATTGATAGTGAGCTTGATGGCGAATATGAGATGATTTGCGGAGCAAATCAAAAAGATTATCACGCTATTGGCGTAAGCATTATAAATTTCAATAAAGATAGATTTAAGGATTTAGTAGCTATCAAAGATGGGGATAAAGCCCTTGATGGTGGGAGATTGAGCCTTACAAAAGGGATTGAAGTCGGCCATATATTTCAATTAGGCGATAGGTATTCAGCAGCGATGGATGCTACATTTTTAGATGAAAATGGCAAGGCAAAGCCGTTTATAATGGGTTGTTATGGTATAGGAGTGAGTAGGTTAGAAGCTGTGATTATAGAGTCTAGCCATGATGATAAGGGATGCGTATGGAAAAAAGAGTGCGCTCCATTTAGCGTCCATATCATAGTATCAAATTTCAAAGATGAAGCCCAAGCTAAATTCGCCCTAGAGCTTGAAAATAGCCTTGAAAATGCTCAAATAGAGGTGCTTTTAGATGATAGGGATGAGAGATTTGGGGTTAAGATGGCGGATTTTGAGCTGATTGGTAATCCATTTGGTGTGGTTGTAGGTAAGGGGCTTTCAAATGGCGAAGTCGAGTTAATAATCCGTGATGGATTAATAAAAGAAAAGATCGCAAGTAGCGATATTTTAGCTAGATTAAAAGAGCTTGTATGA
- a CDS encoding FtsK/SpoIIIE family DNA translocase produces MREILLVVAVCVLVYIGVATIVPNASFVGSYGGVLGWYNTRLFGYVSYFYPFILLYPVYGLYKSAKFNLKIAGNIIGGIMLFYSFLLFCSMFEPMAGGVIGGFSSEALRSVIGSAGTFIFILMIFFIACGLTFDDRLDVMIKNAFVTKTKFNQTKEPKEPKVDKITKIKNQNSDEITINSKKSSDEILSLKDESLDNEITQNTQSNANLDSQITQESKDDLDENLDSHEPISTPSGAIILNEVAENKELLNQIEKGKIEKPKDFKLPTLDFLKDPPKRSKSINEAEIDQKIADLLDKLRRFKIDGDVVRTYSGPVVTTFEFKPAVHVKVSKILTLQDDLAMALKAQTIRIQAPIPGKDVVGIEIPNKNIETIYLKEILQSDIYKNAKSELTLALGKDIVGDPFITDLKKLPHLLIAGTTGSGKSVGINAMVLSLLYRNSPKTLRLIMIDPKMLEFSMYNDIPHLLTPVITEPKKAIAVLANLVAEMERRYRIMSQTRTKNIESYNEKMKKEGGETLPFIVVIIDELADLMMTSGKDVEFHIGRLAQMARASGIHLIVATQRPSVDVVTGLIKANLPSRISYRVGQKIDSKVILDQMGAESLLGRGDMLFTPPGSPGVVRLHAPFASEEEIDHIAEFLKAQESVVYQESFLKDDSSSGGGSGEFSGEIDELYDEAKAIVLSEEKTSISYLQRRLKVGYNRAASIVEQLEQNGVLTPPNAKGQREIIR; encoded by the coding sequence TTGCGAGAGATTTTGCTTGTTGTGGCTGTCTGTGTGCTTGTCTATATCGGTGTAGCGACTATCGTTCCAAATGCCTCTTTTGTGGGGAGTTATGGCGGTGTTTTGGGCTGGTATAATACAAGATTATTTGGCTATGTGTCATATTTTTATCCATTTATTTTGCTATATCCTGTTTATGGGCTATATAAATCGGCTAAATTTAACCTAAAAATAGCTGGGAATATCATCGGTGGGATAATGCTATTTTACTCATTTTTGCTATTTTGTTCTATGTTTGAGCCGATGGCTGGCGGTGTGATTGGCGGATTTAGCTCTGAAGCTCTTAGGAGTGTGATCGGTAGTGCTGGGACATTTATTTTTATTTTAATGATATTTTTTATCGCTTGTGGGCTTACATTTGATGATAGATTAGATGTGATGATTAAAAATGCTTTTGTAACTAAAACTAAATTTAACCAAACAAAAGAGCCAAAAGAGCCAAAAGTGGATAAAATTACCAAGATTAAAAACCAAAATAGTGATGAGATTACGATAAATTCAAAGAAAAGTAGCGATGAGATTTTAAGCTTAAAAGATGAAAGCCTAGATAATGAAATAACTCAAAATACCCAGTCAAATGCTAATTTAGATAGCCAAATTACTCAAGAGTCAAAAGATGATTTAGATGAGAATTTAGATTCTCATGAGCCGATATCTACGCCAAGTGGCGCTATTATCCTTAATGAAGTGGCTGAAAATAAAGAGCTTTTAAATCAGATAGAAAAGGGCAAAATAGAAAAGCCAAAAGATTTTAAACTACCAACGCTTGATTTTTTAAAGGATCCACCGAAGCGAAGTAAGAGCATAAATGAAGCTGAAATTGACCAAAAAATCGCTGATTTATTAGATAAATTAAGAAGATTTAAGATAGATGGAGATGTGGTGCGAACATACTCTGGGCCTGTGGTAACGACTTTTGAGTTTAAGCCCGCAGTTCATGTCAAGGTAAGCAAAATTTTGACCCTACAAGATGATTTGGCGATGGCTCTTAAAGCTCAAACTATTAGAATTCAAGCCCCAATCCCTGGCAAAGATGTAGTTGGGATAGAGATTCCAAATAAAAATATAGAGACTATATATCTAAAAGAGATATTACAAAGCGATATCTATAAAAATGCCAAAAGCGAGCTTACCTTAGCACTTGGCAAGGATATCGTAGGCGATCCATTTATAACTGACCTTAAAAAATTACCACACCTTTTAATCGCTGGAACCACAGGAAGTGGCAAAAGTGTTGGGATCAATGCGATGGTTTTAAGCCTTTTGTATCGTAATTCACCTAAAACTCTGCGCCTTATAATGATAGATCCTAAGATGCTTGAGTTTAGTATGTATAATGATATACCGCACTTGCTAACTCCAGTTATAACTGAGCCTAAAAAGGCCATAGCGGTCTTAGCGAATTTGGTTGCTGAAATGGAGCGTAGATATAGGATAATGAGCCAAACTCGCACAAAAAATATAGAGAGCTACAACGAAAAAATGAAAAAAGAAGGCGGTGAGACCTTGCCTTTTATAGTAGTTATAATAGATGAGTTGGCTGATCTTATGATGACAAGCGGCAAGGATGTGGAGTTTCATATCGGTCGCTTGGCTCAAATGGCTAGGGCTAGTGGAATTCATCTAATAGTAGCAACACAACGCCCAAGTGTAGATGTAGTAACTGGACTTATAAAGGCGAATTTACCAAGTCGCATAAGCTATAGAGTAGGGCAAAAAATCGATAGCAAGGTTATCTTAGATCAGATGGGAGCAGAGAGTTTGCTAGGGCGTGGAGATATGCTCTTTACACCACCTGGAAGCCCTGGAGTAGTCAGGCTACATGCGCCATTTGCTAGTGAAGAGGAGATTGATCATATAGCCGAGTTTTTAAAAGCTCAAGAGAGTGTAGTTTATCAAGAGAGCTTTTTAAAAGATGATAGCTCTAGTGGCGGTGGAAGTGGTGAGTTTAGTGGTGAGATAGATGAGCTTTATGATGAGGCTAAAGCGATAGTTTTAAGTGAAGAGAAGACCTCTATTAGCTACTTACAAAGGCGGTTAAAAGTAGGCTATAATAGAGCCGCTAGTATAGTAGAGCAGTTAGAGCAAAATGGAGTTTTAACCCCACCAAATGCCAAAGGGCAAAGGGAGATAATTCGTTAA
- the hemC gene encoding hydroxymethylbilane synthase encodes MNIRIASRNSALALWQTYHIRDLLFALGHSVEIITMKTKGDVILDTPLAKIGGKGLFTKELENAMLEGRADIAVHSLKDVPTTFPNGLKLACVCSREDVSDAMLSMKFKSFHELPNNAKIGTTSLRRRMQLLALRPDLDIISLRGNVNSRISKLRDGEFDAIILAVAGINRLNLSKEVNYISPLNTIAAMGQGALGIEAIDRSDILEAIEFLNDEKSVIETTIERAFVHKLNGGCQAPIGVNASLNGDKIIVKAILGTPDGKEILRDERLFDKSDYKVAGDILADEFINKGAKEILARAEEIASRI; translated from the coding sequence ATGAATATAAGAATCGCAAGTAGAAATAGTGCCTTAGCACTTTGGCAGACATATCACATTAGAGATCTATTATTTGCCCTTGGGCATAGCGTTGAGATTATCACTATGAAAACCAAAGGCGATGTGATCTTAGATACACCATTAGCTAAGATTGGTGGCAAGGGGTTATTTACTAAAGAGCTAGAAAACGCTATGTTAGAAGGTAGAGCAGATATCGCAGTCCATAGCCTAAAAGATGTCCCTACAACATTTCCAAATGGCCTTAAACTAGCTTGTGTGTGTAGCAGAGAAGATGTCAGTGACGCTATGCTAAGTATGAAATTTAAAAGCTTTCATGAACTTCCAAATAACGCTAAAATAGGCACTACATCCTTGCGTAGGCGAATGCAACTTCTAGCCCTTAGACCTGATCTTGATATCATCTCACTTCGTGGAAATGTAAATTCTAGAATCTCCAAGCTTAGAGATGGCGAATTTGATGCTATTATACTTGCTGTAGCAGGGATAAATAGATTGAATTTATCCAAAGAGGTAAATTATATCTCACCTCTTAATACCATAGCAGCGATGGGACAGGGTGCTTTGGGTATTGAGGCTATAGATAGAAGCGATATTTTAGAGGCTATTGAGTTTTTAAATGATGAAAAAAGCGTGATAGAGACGACTATTGAGAGGGCATTTGTCCATAAACTAAATGGCGGATGTCAAGCTCCAATTGGTGTAAATGCTAGTTTAAATGGCGATAAAATCATAGTTAAGGCTATTTTAGGCACCCCAGATGGGAAGGAAATTTTAAGAGATGAAAGGCTCTTTGATAAGAGTGATTATAAGGTAGCAGGCGATATTTTGGCTGATGAGTTTATAAATAAAGGAGCTAAGGAGATTTTGGCTAGGGCTGAAGAGATAGCAAGTCGAATTTGA
- the hemA gene encoding glutamyl-tRNA reductase — protein MHYISISFTHKNTDISIREKLSFADESRKKEILRLLSANEKIIESMVLSTCNRVEVFAYVADIKECVRHILNSISILTLVPYEALELRADIYEDDGAIHHLFAVASSLDSLVIGETQIAGQLKEAFKFAYDNGNCGDNVSYAIHFAFKCASKIRAATTISKNPVSVSSVAVAKAKEIYGNLGGMSAVVVGAGQMSALACKHLIHSKVNVIIVNRDINRAKNLASELGELASVAEFSRLKELINRYQLIFSATGANEPIITDEIIESVEFNRYFFDIAVPRDIDLSYRDNISVYAVDDLESIVKSNIMLREEQASTAYAIVGAMTSEFFKWRSSQNSTPAIKALRFKAKNIAELEIEKAIKKGYIKRCDENEARKLVHQVFKAFLHTPTMRLKDKNSDEVLGVLEYLFDIKIDKIELKEEE, from the coding sequence ATGCATTATATAAGTATTAGCTTTACGCATAAAAATACAGATATTAGTATCAGAGAGAAGCTATCATTTGCTGATGAGAGTCGCAAAAAAGAGATATTAAGACTATTAAGCGCCAATGAAAAAATCATAGAATCCATGGTGCTAAGCACCTGTAATAGAGTAGAAGTTTTTGCGTATGTAGCTGATATAAAAGAGTGTGTTAGGCATATTTTAAACTCAATATCTATTTTAACTCTTGTGCCATATGAGGCTTTGGAGCTTAGGGCTGATATATATGAAGATGATGGGGCTATCCACCATCTATTTGCCGTGGCTAGCTCACTTGATAGTCTTGTAATTGGCGAAACGCAGATAGCAGGTCAGTTAAAAGAGGCTTTTAAATTTGCTTATGATAATGGAAATTGCGGTGATAATGTCAGCTACGCTATACATTTTGCTTTTAAATGTGCTTCTAAAATTAGAGCCGCAACGACAATTAGCAAAAATCCCGTATCAGTCTCAAGTGTAGCAGTAGCAAAAGCCAAAGAGATATATGGCAATCTAGGTGGAATGAGTGCTGTAGTAGTGGGTGCTGGTCAGATGAGTGCCTTAGCATGTAAGCATCTTATTCACTCTAAGGTCAATGTAATTATAGTAAATAGAGATATCAATAGAGCTAAAAATTTAGCTAGTGAGCTAGGTGAGCTTGCTAGCGTGGCTGAATTTAGCAGATTAAAAGAGCTTATCAATAGATATCAACTCATATTTAGTGCCACGGGCGCCAATGAGCCTATAATAACTGATGAGATTATAGAGTCAGTTGAGTTTAATAGATATTTTTTCGATATCGCTGTGCCAAGGGATATTGATTTGAGTTATAGAGATAATATATCAGTTTATGCTGTTGATGACTTAGAAAGTATAGTAAAAAGCAATATCATGCTAAGAGAAGAGCAAGCTAGCACGGCATATGCAATCGTAGGTGCGATGACTAGCGAGTTTTTCAAGTGGCGCTCATCACAAAATAGCACGCCAGCTATAAAAGCCCTTAGATTTAAAGCTAAGAATATAGCTGAATTAGAGATAGAAAAAGCGATCAAAAAAGGCTATATCAAACGCTGTGATGAAAATGAGGCTAGAAAGCTAGTTCATCAAGTTTTCAAGGCATTTTTACACACACCAACTATGCGTTTAAAAGATAAAAATAGCGATGAGGTACTTGGTGTGCTTGAGTATCTATTTGATATTAAAATTGATAAAATAGAATTAAAAGAGGAAGAGTAG
- a CDS encoding DUF2018 family protein, with protein sequence MIFDDIFGGEPRDKFFDIVYNANRNIVENEIENLFIELVALRELAESSGITQTQIDSFKALNPQAIKDGLNDIYIDITGKILTQNE encoded by the coding sequence TTGATATTTGATGATATTTTTGGCGGTGAGCCACGGGATAAATTTTTTGATATAGTCTATAATGCTAATCGAAATATAGTAGAAAATGAGATAGAAAATCTCTTTATCGAGCTTGTAGCTTTAAGAGAATTAGCTGAGAGTAGCGGGATTACTCAAACGCAAATAGATAGCTTTAAAGCCCTAAATCCACAAGCTATAAAAGATGGATTAAATGATATTTATATCGATATCACAGGGAAAATTTTAACTCAAAATGAGTAG
- a CDS encoding polyprenyl synthetase family protein produces the protein MVDKILYEFIKDCGYQRALDMFENISSGKKLRSKLILKIAGENQISLKLCAVIELIHLASLLHDDVIDDSTIRRGKPSINALFGSKNAIMLGDILYSKGFYEIVSLNPQIAKIISKAVLDLSIGEMMDVDLGSKFSPNLDEYLKMIELKTAVLIEAAARSAAIIAKLDESAYSIYGKNLGLAFQIVDDILDIVSDENKLGKPAFNDYKEGKTTLPYIFLYNALNADDKEILKGLWGKDLDDGQIRWIKDKFSEFNIVEKSKEFAKELGYKAISSVSDESLREIVSSMIDREF, from the coding sequence ATGGTTGATAAGATTTTATATGAATTCATTAAAGATTGTGGCTACCAAAGAGCGCTTGATATGTTTGAAAATATCAGTAGTGGCAAGAAATTAAGAAGCAAATTGATCTTAAAAATAGCCGGAGAAAATCAAATTTCACTGAAACTTTGTGCGGTGATAGAGCTTATACATCTAGCAAGTTTATTACACGATGATGTTATAGATGACTCTACTATTAGGCGTGGTAAGCCTAGTATAAATGCGCTTTTTGGCTCTAAAAACGCAATAATGCTAGGTGATATCTTATACTCTAAGGGCTTTTATGAGATTGTAAGCTTAAATCCGCAAATTGCCAAAATCATCTCAAAAGCGGTTTTAGATCTTAGTATTGGCGAGATGATGGATGTGGATCTTGGGAGTAAATTTAGCCCAAATTTAGATGAATATCTAAAAATGATAGAGCTTAAAACGGCAGTCTTGATAGAAGCAGCAGCAAGGAGTGCGGCTATAATCGCCAAATTAGACGAGAGTGCGTATTCTATATATGGTAAAAATTTAGGCCTAGCGTTTCAGATAGTTGATGATATTTTGGATATTGTATCAGATGAGAATAAGCTTGGCAAACCAGCCTTTAATGACTATAAAGAGGGTAAAACTACTCTTCCATATATTTTTTTATATAATGCTTTAAACGCAGATGACAAAGAGATATTAAAAGGCCTTTGGGGTAAAGATCTAGATGATGGGCAGATTAGATGGATTAAGGATAAATTTAGCGAATTTAACATAGTTGAAAAATCCAAAGAATTTGCCAAAGAGCTTGGCTATAAAGCCATATCATCAGTGAGCGATGAGAGTCTAAGAGAGATAGTATCAAGTATGATAGATAGGGAGTTTTAA